The proteins below are encoded in one region of Saccopteryx leptura isolate mSacLep1 chromosome 1, mSacLep1_pri_phased_curated, whole genome shotgun sequence:
- the MIER3 gene encoding mesoderm induction early response protein 3 isoform X2 produces MGLRSAAEVGSLSSEDHDFDPTAEMLVHDYDDERTLEEEEMMEEGKNFSSEIEDLEKEGSMPLEDLLAFYGYEPALPAAADSSANSSPSELADELPDMTLDKIPGELSSPFRAQAGRGIHILEPLPEEIAKDLLSGDDEETQSSADDLTPSVTSHETSDFFPRPLRSNTTCDGDKESEVEDVETDSGNSPEDLRREIMIGLQYQAEIPPYLGECDADQKAYEDEDQLLWLPGVVLESTVKEYLVETSLRTGNERAMDRNPAGTLTRDNEQALYELLKCNHNIQEAVERYCCSGKASQEGMAAWTEEECRSFEHALMLFGKDFYLIQKNKVRTRTVAECVAFYYMWKKSERYDYFAQQTRFGKKRYNHHPGVTDYMDRLVDETETLGGTVGSPASASSRQEPVPDQQLNILSSFTAGDLTALTNSVATGCNPSDVNCLEEGFPPLGSTPRGQVTHVPVVTEELLTLPSNGESDCFNLFETGFYPSELNPMNMCGEESERPAKRLKMGLAVPESFMNEVSVSNLGVDFENHTHHIASAKMAVSVADFGSLSAGETNGFISAHALHQHAALHSE; encoded by the exons GAAGGAAGCATGCCCCTGGAAGACTTGCTGGCCTTCTACGGCTACGAGCCTGCACTGCCGGCCGCTGCGGACTCCAGCGCCAACAGCTCCCCCAGCGAACTCGCGGATGAGCTGCCAGACATGACCCTCGACAAG ATCCCTGGGGAGCTTTCCTCGCCTTTCCGAGCTCAGGCAGGGAGAGGAATCCACATCTTGGAACCTCTTCCT GAGGAAATAGCCAAGGACCTGCTGTCGGGCGATGACGAGGAGACCCAGTCTTCTGCAGATGACCTGACACCATCCGTGACATCCCATGAAACTTCCGATTTCTTCCCCCGGCCTTTGCGAT cAAACACTACTTGTGACGGGGATAAAGAGTCCGAGGTTGAAGACGTCGAAACAGACAGTGGCAACTCCCCTGAGGATTTGAGGAGG GAAATAATGATCGGGCTGCAGTACCAGGCGGAGATTCCCCCTTACCTCGGGGAGTGTGACGCTGACCAGAAAG CGTATGAAGATGAAGACCAGTTGCTTTGGCTTCCGGGTGTGGTTTTGGAGAGCACAGTTAAGGAGTACCTTGTTGAGACCTCGCTGCGAACTGGAAATGAGAGGGCGATGGATCGGAACCCGGCAGGGACGCTCACAAGGGACAATGAACAG GCATTATATGAACTTCTCAAGTGTAACCATAACATACAGGAAGCTGTCGAAAGGTACTGCTGCAGCGGGAAGGCGTCTCAAG AGGGAATGGCAGCGTGGACGGAGGAGGAGTGCCGGAGCTTCGAGCACGCACTCATGCTGTTTGGGAAGGATTTCTACCTGATACAGAAGAACAAG GTGAGGACGCGAACCGTGGCGGAGTGCGTGGCGTTCTACTACATGTGGAAGAAGTCTGAGCGCTATGACTACTTCGCTCAGCAGACCAGGTTTGGAAAGAAGCGCTACAACCACCACCCTGGAGTCAC GGACTACATGGACCGTCTGGTGGACGAGACGGAAACTCTGGGGGGGACGGTCGGCTCTCCCGCCTCAGCCTCCAGCCGACAGGAGCCAGTTCCTGACCAGCAGCTGAATATCCTCAGCTCGTTCACCGCAGGTGACCTGACAG cgCTGACCAACAGTGTTGCGACCGGCTGCAACCCCTCAGACGTGAATTGTCTGGAGGAAGGCTTTCCTCCACTGGGCAGCACGCCCCGTGGACAAGTGACTCACGTGCCCGTGGTGACAGAGGAGTTGCTCACCCTGCCCAGCAACGGGGAGAgtgattgttttaatttatttgagacTGGGTTTTATCCCTCGGAGCTGAACCCCATGAACATGTGCGGGGAGGAGTCCGAAAGGCCAGCAAAGAGGTTGAAAATGGGCCTTGCTGTCCCCGAGTCCTTCATGAATGAGGTTTCCGTCAGTAACCTGGGTGTGGACTTTGAGAATCACACACATCACATCGCCAGTGCCAAGATGGCCGTGTCCGTGGCTGACTTTGGCAGCCTGTCTGCCGGCGAGACCAACGGCTTCATCAGCGCCCACGCTCTGCACCAGCACGCCGCCCTGCACTCCGAGTGA